In Pseudomonas putida, a genomic segment contains:
- a CDS encoding benzoate/H(+) symporter BenE family transporter: MPSLIKDCSLSAIVAGCIATMISYAGPLVIIFHAAEAADLSHGLLSSWVWAVSMGSAVLGALLSLRYRVPVVIAWSIPGSALLVTALPQLGLEQAVGAYLVANLVLLMIGISGAFDRIIARLPGSIAAGMQAGILFSFGIEVFRALPVQPALVLSMFVTYVWMRRMQPRYAVAAVLCVGALVTVASGAFRSEALVLELASPQLIVPQFSLSAVFSLALPMVLVALTGQFMPGMAVLRNAGYATAASPLITASAVGGALLAPFGCHGLNLAAVTASLCTGHEAHENPRRRYVAAVAGSVLYLLLGVAGATLMSLFAAFPAALIAALAGLALYGAISEALARSLAEPAERDAGLFTFLVTASGVSFLGLSAAFWGLLFGLLAHGLLRLRRPTAQEVLPRTR; encoded by the coding sequence ATGCCAAGCCTGATCAAGGATTGCTCCCTGTCGGCCATCGTCGCCGGCTGCATCGCCACGATGATTTCCTACGCCGGCCCACTGGTCATCATCTTCCACGCCGCCGAAGCTGCCGACCTGTCCCATGGCCTGCTGTCCTCCTGGGTGTGGGCCGTTTCCATGGGCAGCGCCGTGCTCGGCGCGCTGCTGAGCCTGCGCTATCGCGTGCCGGTGGTGATCGCCTGGTCGATCCCCGGGTCCGCGCTGCTGGTCACCGCCTTGCCGCAACTGGGTCTGGAACAGGCGGTGGGCGCCTACCTGGTGGCCAATCTGGTTCTGCTGATGATCGGCATCAGCGGAGCCTTCGATCGCATCATCGCCCGTTTGCCAGGCTCCATTGCCGCCGGCATGCAGGCCGGTATCCTGTTCAGCTTCGGCATAGAGGTGTTCCGGGCATTGCCGGTGCAACCAGCGCTGGTGTTGTCGATGTTCGTCACCTACGTATGGATGCGCCGGATGCAGCCGCGCTACGCGGTGGCCGCGGTGCTGTGCGTCGGTGCCCTGGTGACGGTGGCAAGCGGGGCATTTCGCAGCGAGGCCCTGGTGCTTGAGCTTGCTTCGCCGCAATTGATCGTGCCGCAGTTCAGCCTCTCGGCAGTGTTCAGTCTCGCCTTGCCAATGGTGTTGGTAGCCCTGACAGGCCAGTTCATGCCCGGCATGGCGGTGTTGCGCAATGCAGGCTACGCCACTGCAGCCAGCCCGCTGATCACTGCGAGCGCCGTGGGCGGCGCCTTGCTGGCGCCTTTCGGCTGCCATGGTTTGAACCTGGCAGCCGTCACCGCCAGCCTGTGCACGGGTCACGAAGCCCATGAAAACCCGCGTCGACGCTACGTCGCAGCGGTCGCCGGCAGCGTCTTGTACCTGCTGCTCGGGGTGGCCGGCGCCACGCTGATGTCGCTGTTCGCTGCGTTTCCGGCTGCGTTGATCGCAGCGCTGGCCGGGCTCGCCCTGTATGGCGCTATCAGCGAAGCCCTGGCGCGTAGCCTGGCCGAGCCTGCCGAGCGCGATGCCGGGTTGTTCACCTTCCTGGTCACCGCTTCTGGTGTTTCCTTCCTTGGCCTTTCGGCAGCCTTTTGGGGCCTGCTGTTCGGTCTGCTTGCCCACGGTCTGCTGCGCTTGCGCCGTCCAACTGCCCAGGAGGTGCTGCCCCGCACGCGATGA
- a CDS encoding muconate cycloisomerase family protein, with translation MTSPTIERLDAIIVDLPTIRPHKLAMHTMQQQTLVVLRLRCSDGVEGIGEATTIGGLAYGYESPEGIKANIDAHLAPALIGLPADNINAAMLKLDKLAKGNTFAKSGIESALLDAQGKRLGLPVSELLGGRVRDSLEVAWTLASGDTARDIAEAEHMLEVRRHRVFKLKIGANPVEQDLKHVVAIKRELGDRASVRVDVNQYWDESQAIRACQVLGDNGIDLIEQPISRINRGGQVRLNQRSPAPIMADESIESVEDAFSLAAIGAASIFALKIAKNGGPRAVLRTAQIAEAAGIALYGGTMLEGSIGTMASAHAFLTLRQLTWGTELFGPLLLTEEIVNEPPQYRDFELHVPRTPGLGLTLDEQRLARFARR, from the coding sequence ATGACGAGCCCGACTATCGAGCGGCTGGACGCGATCATCGTCGACCTGCCCACCATCCGCCCGCACAAGCTGGCCATGCACACCATGCAGCAGCAGACCCTGGTGGTCCTGCGCCTGCGCTGCAGCGACGGCGTCGAGGGCATCGGCGAGGCCACCACCATCGGCGGCCTGGCCTACGGCTACGAAAGCCCCGAGGGCATCAAGGCCAACATCGACGCGCACCTGGCGCCGGCACTGATCGGCTTGCCGGCGGACAACATCAACGCTGCCATGCTCAAGCTGGACAAGCTGGCCAAGGGCAACACCTTCGCCAAGTCGGGCATCGAAAGCGCCTTGCTCGATGCCCAGGGCAAACGCCTCGGCCTGCCGGTCAGCGAACTGCTCGGCGGCCGTGTGCGTGACAGCCTGGAAGTGGCCTGGACCCTGGCCAGCGGCGACACCGCCCGCGACATCGCCGAGGCCGAGCACATGCTCGAAGTGCGCCGTCACCGGGTGTTCAAGCTGAAGATTGGCGCCAACCCGGTCGAGCAGGACCTCAAGCACGTGGTGGCGATCAAGCGCGAACTGGGCGATCGGGCCAGCGTGCGCGTGGACGTCAACCAGTACTGGGACGAGTCCCAGGCCATTCGCGCCTGCCAGGTGCTGGGCGACAACGGCATCGACCTGATCGAACAGCCGATCTCGCGCATCAACCGTGGCGGCCAGGTGCGCCTGAACCAACGCAGCCCAGCGCCGATCATGGCCGACGAGTCGATCGAAAGCGTCGAGGACGCCTTCAGCCTGGCCGCCATTGGTGCCGCCAGCATCTTCGCTTTGAAAATCGCCAAGAACGGCGGCCCTCGCGCCGTGCTGCGTACCGCGCAGATCGCCGAGGCGGCGGGTATCGCGTTGTACGGCGGGACCATGCTGGAGGGCTCGATCGGCACGATGGCCTCGGCCCATGCCTTCCTCACCCTGCGCCAGTTGACCTGGGGTACCGAGCTGTTCGGGCCGCTGCTGCTGACCGAGGAGATCGTCAACGAGCCGCCGCAGTACCGCGATTTCGAACTGCATGTACCCCGTACACCAGGCCTGGGCCTGACCCTGGACGAGCAGCGCCTGGCGCGTTTCGCCCGTCGCTGA
- a CDS encoding OprD family porin: MNHTPCVAIGLSLLSQPLFAEESGFFKDATATLSARNYYFSRDFSDIVGANPQSKAEEWAQGFILDFKSGYTPGTVGFGVDALGLLGIRLDSSPDRVNTGLLPVHGDGRAASEYSRIAPTFKARVSKTELRAGELQPNLPVLTFSDIRLLPPTYQGVSISSAELQGLTVQAGHLSSTHLRNEAGEGKMNAMLGHVPMRQAQSDAFNYAGGEYAFNANQSSVSLWYGQLEDIYHQGFVGLKHSKPVGDWVLSTNLGYFNAREDGDALLGRIDNQAFYSLFTARLGGHSIHAGYQGIYGDSAFPRVFANIAPLGNEVPTYEFASADERSYQLRYDYNFAAMGVPGLTATVRYLKGNNVDTGQGFEGRDRERDLELGYAVQGGVFKGLGIRVRNAMARSNYRSDIDENRVTLVYTWKLF, from the coding sequence ATGAACCATACCCCTTGCGTTGCCATTGGGCTGAGCCTGCTCAGCCAACCGCTGTTCGCTGAGGAAAGCGGCTTTTTCAAGGACGCCACCGCGACCCTGAGCGCGCGAAACTACTACTTCAGCCGCGATTTCTCCGACATCGTCGGCGCCAACCCGCAATCCAAGGCCGAGGAGTGGGCCCAGGGTTTCATCCTCGACTTCAAGTCCGGCTACACGCCGGGCACGGTGGGCTTCGGCGTGGACGCCCTGGGCCTGCTGGGCATCCGTCTCGACAGCAGCCCGGACCGGGTCAATACCGGGCTGCTGCCAGTGCATGGCGACGGACGTGCTGCAAGTGAGTACAGCCGCATCGCGCCCACCTTCAAGGCCCGGGTGTCGAAGACCGAGCTACGCGCGGGCGAACTGCAGCCCAACCTGCCGGTACTGACCTTCAGTGACATCCGCCTGCTGCCGCCCACTTACCAGGGCGTCAGCATCAGCTCGGCCGAGTTGCAGGGCCTGACCGTGCAAGCTGGTCACCTGAGCTCGACGCATCTGCGCAATGAGGCCGGCGAGGGCAAGATGAACGCCATGCTCGGCCACGTCCCGATGCGCCAAGCCCAAAGCGATGCCTTCAACTACGCAGGTGGCGAATATGCCTTCAACGCCAACCAGAGCAGCGTGAGCCTGTGGTATGGGCAACTGGAGGACATCTATCACCAGGGCTTCGTCGGCCTCAAGCACAGCAAACCCGTCGGCGACTGGGTGCTGAGCACAAACCTGGGTTACTTCAATGCCCGCGAGGATGGCGATGCCTTGCTCGGCAGGATCGACAACCAGGCCTTCTACTCGCTGTTCACGGCCAGGCTTGGCGGCCACAGCATCCATGCCGGCTATCAAGGCATCTACGGCGATAGTGCGTTCCCCAGGGTGTTCGCCAACATCGCGCCGCTTGGCAACGAGGTGCCGACCTACGAGTTCGCTTCCGCCGACGAGCGCTCCTACCAACTGCGCTATGACTACAATTTCGCGGCCATGGGCGTACCGGGGTTGACCGCCACGGTGCGTTACCTCAAGGGCAACAACGTCGACACCGGACAGGGCTTCGAAGGGCGCGATCGCGAACGTGACCTGGAGCTGGGCTATGCGGTTCAGGGCGGCGTGTTCAAGGGACTGGGCATCCGCGTGCGCAACGCCATGGCGCGTTCCAACTACCGCAGCGACATCGACGAGAACCGGGTGACCCTGGTCTATACCTGGAAGCTGTTCTGA
- the catC gene encoding muconolactone Delta-isomerase, with amino-acid sequence MLFHVKMTVKLPVDMDPAKAAQLKADEKELAQRLQREGTWRHLWRIAGHYANYSVFDVPSVEALHDTLMQLPLFPYMDIEVDGLCRHPSSVHTDDR; translated from the coding sequence ATGCTGTTCCACGTGAAGATGACCGTGAAACTGCCGGTCGACATGGACCCGGCCAAGGCTGCGCAACTGAAGGCCGACGAGAAGGAACTGGCCCAGCGCCTGCAGCGCGAGGGCACCTGGCGTCACCTGTGGCGCATCGCCGGGCACTACGCCAACTACAGCGTGTTCGACGTGCCCAGCGTCGAGGCACTGCACGACACGCTGATGCAGTTGCCGCTGTTCCCGTACATGGACATCGAAGTGGACGGCCTGTGCCGCCACCCCTCGTCGGTCCACACCGACGACCGCTGA
- the catA gene encoding catechol 1,2-dioxygenase: MTVKISHTADVQKFFEEAAGLTNDAGSPRLKQIILRVLQDSARLIEDLEITEDEFWHAVDYLNRLGGRGEAGLLVAGLGIEHFLDLLQDAKDAEVGLTGGTPRTIEGPLYVAGAPLAQGETRMDDGSEEGVATVMFLEGQVLDPQGQPLPGATVDLWHANTRGTYSFFDQSQSEYNLRRRIVTDAEGRYRARTIVPSGYGCDPQGPTQECLDLIGRHGQRPAHVHFFISAPGHRHLTTQINLSGDKYLWDDFAYATRDGLVGEVVFHEGADGRRAELKFDFQLQKAQDSGAEQRSGRPRALQEV, encoded by the coding sequence ATGACCGTGAAGATTTCCCACACTGCCGATGTCCAGAAGTTCTTCGAGGAAGCCGCAGGCCTTACCAATGACGCCGGTAGCCCGCGCCTCAAGCAGATCATCCTGCGCGTGCTGCAGGACAGCGCACGCCTGATCGAGGACCTGGAGATAACCGAGGACGAGTTCTGGCACGCCGTCGACTACCTTAACCGCCTGGGCGGGCGTGGTGAGGCCGGGCTGCTGGTGGCGGGCCTGGGCATCGAGCACTTCCTCGACCTGCTGCAGGATGCCAAGGATGCCGAGGTTGGCCTGACTGGCGGCACCCCGCGTACCATCGAAGGCCCGCTGTACGTGGCCGGCGCACCGCTGGCACAAGGCGAGACGCGGATGGACGATGGCAGCGAGGAGGGCGTGGCCACGGTCATGTTCCTCGAAGGCCAGGTACTCGACCCGCAGGGCCAGCCGCTGCCAGGCGCCACCGTCGACCTGTGGCATGCCAACACCCGCGGCACCTACTCGTTCTTCGACCAGAGCCAGTCGGAATACAACCTGCGCCGGCGCATCGTCACCGATGCCGAAGGCCGCTACCGCGCGCGCACCATCGTGCCGTCCGGCTATGGCTGCGACCCGCAGGGCCCGACCCAGGAGTGCCTGGACCTCATCGGCCGTCACGGCCAGCGCCCGGCGCACGTGCACTTCTTCATCTCGGCGCCGGGGCATCGTCACCTGACCACGCAGATCAACCTGTCTGGTGACAAGTACCTGTGGGACGACTTCGCCTACGCCACCCGCGATGGTCTGGTGGGCGAGGTGGTGTTCCACGAAGGCGCCGACGGCCGCCGAGCGGAGCTTAAGTTCGACTTCCAGCTGCAAAAGGCCCAGGACAGCGGTGCCGAACAGCGTAGCGGCCGGCCGCGGGCGTTGCAGGAGGTCTGA